Proteins encoded by one window of Patescibacteria group bacterium:
- a CDS encoding O-antigen ligase family protein: protein MRQKITKILEWGIYLWIFLLPWQTRFIIEEGVLNRDYWEYGTVSLYAIDILLIILVIFRLITAGDREKQKILQTNKFSVWSFALGMLVLSFLSIYWARDAYVSMYGVVKIAEGVLLYWLISTSKFSLSKAGIAFASSAVLQSVIGVLQFSFQKTISSKWLGMTLHESFVSGTSVVETATNRFMRAYGSFSHPNILAGFLVIGFIILLGIYLEKKGNFYKLVPGLIAILIAGLFVSFSRAGWLALLLALIFFLVVSLRKSKKWRIEIAKVVGIIVVVFLMFLLIYPETVSTRIVSSSRLEQKSFNDRATYFQQATELLEENWLHGVGINSYTLAVKDAIDSGLSGKEYQPVHNVYMLVFVELGLFGLIIFLALIIQVIRSSWLAVNQHIIHPRVVTYSCIFAVMLVLFLFDHYFWTLSVGIMLFWLMLGLWQKAVEEGRE, encoded by the coding sequence ATGAGACAGAAAATTACAAAAATTCTGGAATGGGGGATCTATTTGTGGATTTTTTTACTTCCCTGGCAGACGCGTTTCATAATCGAGGAAGGTGTTTTGAACAGAGATTATTGGGAATACGGCACGGTGAGTTTATACGCAATTGATATCCTGCTGATTATCCTGGTTATTTTCCGCCTAATAACCGCCGGTGATAGAGAAAAGCAAAAAATACTACAGACCAACAAGTTCAGTGTCTGGTCTTTTGCCCTTGGCATGTTGGTTTTGTCATTCTTGTCGATTTACTGGGCACGCGATGCGTATGTTTCTATGTATGGAGTGGTAAAAATCGCTGAAGGAGTACTGCTCTATTGGCTGATCTCAACCAGCAAATTCAGTTTGAGTAAAGCCGGTATTGCCTTTGCTTCATCGGCAGTTTTACAAAGTGTGATTGGAGTTTTACAGTTCTCATTTCAAAAAACAATCAGTTCCAAATGGTTAGGTATGACTCTGCATGAATCATTTGTGTCAGGAACCAGTGTGGTAGAAACGGCAACCAATCGTTTTATGCGGGCCTATGGATCGTTTTCTCATCCGAATATTCTGGCCGGATTTTTGGTGATCGGATTCATCATTCTTTTGGGGATCTATCTTGAGAAAAAAGGAAATTTTTATAAACTGGTACCCGGATTGATTGCGATACTGATCGCCGGCCTGTTTGTATCATTCTCACGGGCCGGATGGCTTGCCTTGTTGCTTGCACTGATTTTTTTTCTGGTTGTATCCCTGCGCAAGTCAAAAAAGTGGAGAATAGAAATTGCAAAAGTGGTCGGCATTATTGTTGTGGTGTTTTTGATGTTTCTATTAATCTATCCGGAAACAGTATCTACGCGCATTGTGTCATCGTCCCGCCTGGAGCAAAAATCGTTTAATGACCGCGCTACTTATTTCCAGCAGGCAACGGAATTATTGGAAGAAAACTGGTTGCATGGAGTAGGTATCAACAGTTATACACTGGCGGTAAAAGATGCAATTGATTCCGGCCTTTCCGGGAAGGAATACCAGCCGGTGCACAATGTGTACATGCTTGTCTTCGTGGAGCTGGGTTTGTTCGGGTTGATAATCTTTTTGGCTTTGATTATTCAGGTGATCAGAAGCAGTTGGCTGGCAGTCAATCAACATATTATTCATCCCCGGGTTGTGACTTATTCATGCATTTTTGCTGTTATGCTTGTATTGTTCTTGTTTGACCATTATTTTTGGACCCTTTCTGTCGGGATAATGCTGTTTTGGCTGATGCTGGGATTGTGGCAGAAAGCGGTAGAAGAAGGCCGGGAATAA
- a CDS encoding co-chaperone GroES, producing MKLKPLGDRIIVKPIKEEEVTASGIILPDTAEKEQKSEGVIIALGDGDRIKELGLKEGDKVIFGKYSGEEFKEGDDEYKILSVAKEEDKSDVFAIFTE from the coding sequence ATGAAGTTAAAGCCACTAGGCGACCGTATTATCGTAAAACCGATAAAGGAAGAAGAAGTCACCGCATCCGGTATTATTCTTCCTGACACCGCCGAAAAAGAACAAAAGTCCGAAGGAGTAATCATCGCCTTAGGAGACGGAGACAGGATTAAAGAACTGGGGTTAAAAGAAGGTGACAAAGTTATCTTTGGAAAATATTCCGGCGAAGAATTCAAAGAAGGTGATGATGAGTATAAGATTTTATCTGTTGCTAAAGAAGAAGATAAAAGCGACGTATTTGCAATCTTTACAGAGTAA
- the groL gene encoding chaperonin GroEL (60 kDa chaperone family; promotes refolding of misfolded polypeptides especially under stressful conditions; forms two stacked rings of heptamers to form a barrel-shaped 14mer; ends can be capped by GroES; misfolded proteins enter the barrel where they are refolded when GroES binds) has protein sequence MAKQVYFNEQARESLRDGVNKLADAVKVTLGPKGRNVVLDKGYGSPVITKDGVTVAKDIELEDKFENIGAELVKEVATKTNDVAGDGTTTATILAQSMVNEGIRNVAAGANPMIVKKGIDRGVTAVMEELKKISKAISNKEEKEQVASISANDPEIGKVIAEAMDMVGNEGVITVEESQSFGITKEVVEGMQFDKGYVSPYMITNPERLEAVYEDPYILITDQKISAVNEIVPLLEKLAQAGKKELVIIAEEVEGEALATLVINKIRGTFNTLAIKAPGFGDRRKEMLEDIAVVTGGRVISEEVGLKVESTEIESLGQARKIIAVKENTTIIEGKGEDKEIQERIVRIKKEIKDSDSDFDKEKLQERLAKLSGGVAVVKVGAATETEMQEKKHRIEDALAATRAAIEEGIVMGGGVALLRASVALDSIQAEGDEKVGVDILRRALEAPARQIAENAGKEGSVVVEEIKKLKQNEGYNALTNQYEDLVKAGIIDPTKVTRTALQNAASIASLILTTEAVVTDIPSKNEDGPGGMPGGGMGMPGMGM, from the coding sequence ATGGCAAAACAAGTATACTTTAATGAACAGGCGCGGGAATCACTGCGCGACGGAGTTAATAAACTTGCCGACGCGGTAAAAGTTACACTAGGACCCAAAGGAAGGAATGTAGTATTGGATAAAGGTTACGGATCTCCGGTTATTACCAAAGACGGAGTAACCGTCGCCAAAGATATTGAACTGGAAGACAAGTTTGAAAATATCGGCGCGGAATTGGTCAAAGAAGTTGCGACCAAAACCAATGATGTGGCCGGTGACGGTACAACTACGGCGACTATTCTGGCGCAGAGCATGGTGAATGAGGGAATTAGAAATGTCGCGGCCGGAGCAAACCCGATGATTGTAAAAAAAGGGATCGACCGAGGTGTTACCGCCGTCATGGAAGAGCTGAAAAAAATCTCCAAAGCAATTTCCAATAAAGAGGAAAAAGAACAGGTTGCATCTATTTCGGCCAACGATCCGGAAATCGGCAAAGTTATTGCGGAAGCGATGGATATGGTGGGTAATGAAGGTGTGATTACCGTTGAGGAATCACAATCTTTCGGTATTACCAAGGAAGTTGTTGAAGGAATGCAGTTTGATAAGGGTTACGTCTCTCCATATATGATAACCAATCCGGAACGTTTAGAGGCGGTTTATGAAGATCCGTATATTCTGATAACTGATCAGAAGATTTCGGCAGTAAATGAAATCGTTCCTCTGCTCGAGAAACTGGCACAAGCCGGGAAAAAAGAGCTGGTGATAATTGCGGAAGAAGTTGAAGGTGAAGCACTGGCAACCCTGGTAATCAATAAAATTCGGGGAACATTCAATACACTCGCTATCAAAGCTCCCGGTTTCGGCGATCGACGCAAAGAAATGCTGGAAGACATCGCGGTTGTCACCGGCGGGAGAGTTATATCAGAAGAAGTCGGGTTAAAAGTGGAAAGCACTGAAATAGAAAGTTTAGGTCAGGCCAGAAAAATAATCGCAGTAAAAGAAAACACCACGATTATTGAAGGCAAGGGTGAAGATAAAGAAATCCAAGAAAGAATTGTCCGGATTAAGAAAGAAATCAAAGACTCTGATTCTGATTTTGACAAAGAAAAACTGCAGGAAAGACTGGCAAAATTGTCCGGCGGAGTGGCTGTGGTAAAAGTTGGTGCCGCAACCGAGACCGAAATGCAGGAAAAGAAACATCGGATTGAGGATGCGCTGGCTGCTACCCGCGCCGCAATTGAAGAAGGGATTGTTATGGGTGGTGGTGTGGCCCTGCTGCGTGCCAGTGTAGCGCTGGATAGTATACAGGCGGAAGGTGATGAAAAAGTCGGTGTCGATATTTTGAGACGCGCTTTGGAAGCACCAGCCAGGCAGATTGCGGAAAATGCCGGAAAAGAAGGATCAGTGGTCGTGGAAGAGATCAAGAAATTGAAACAGAACGAAGGTTATAATGCTTTGACAAATCAGTATGAAGACCTGGTTAAAGCTGGCATTATCGACCCGACTAAAGTAACAAGAACTGCTTTGCAGAATGCCGCTTCAATCGCGTCATTAATCCTCACTACCGAGGCGGTAGTGACAGACATCCCAAGCAAAAATGAAGATGGTCCTGGCGGAATGCCGGGCGGTGGAATGGGAATGCCGGGCATGGGTATGTAG
- a CDS encoding DUF4870 domain-containing protein → MEEKKENQVDSKDIEENKLIAAIGYIWILCLIPLLLKKDSKFAQFHGKQGLVLFIIDIVGWLVFWIPVIGWLFGVLILALSIIGFIKAISGEYWEMPVIGKFAKKFNL, encoded by the coding sequence ATGGAAGAGAAAAAAGAAAATCAAGTTGATTCAAAAGATATAGAGGAAAATAAACTGATTGCGGCAATCGGGTATATTTGGATTCTATGCCTTATTCCATTGCTGTTGAAAAAAGACAGTAAATTTGCCCAATTCCATGGCAAACAAGGATTAGTACTGTTTATCATCGACATCGTCGGCTGGTTAGTATTCTGGATCCCTGTCATCGGCTGGTTATTTGGAGTATTAATACTGGCATTATCAATTATCGGATTCATCAAAGCAATCTCTGGAGAATATTGGGAGATGCCTGTGATTGGAAAATTTGCCAAAAAATTTAATTTGTAA
- the ppsA gene encoding phosphoenolpyruvate synthase codes for MPSKKTKPYIIWFKDLGIKDVPLVGGKNASLGEMYQKLVRKGVKIPNGFAITAPAYFHFIKEGKIMVRIREILKDLNTHSLENLKARGKKVREAILSGEMPLDLEMTIRENYRKMEKEYGKNVDVAVRSSATAEDLPDASFAGQQETYLNVRGETALLEACRKCFASLFNDRAISYREDKGFGHFKIGLSVAVQKMVRSDKACSGVMFSIDTESGFKDAVIIEGAWGLGENVVQGAVNPDTFYVFKPKLAEGYNAIISRRIGTKKLRMVYDNKVGGGTKNISTTGDEQSTYVLKDKEILQLAKWAVIIEDHYSKEAKHFKPMDMEWAKDGTTGELFIVQARPETVMSQKNVKVLEEYLISRTGKVLTSGQAVGAKIGTGKANVIKNVKQMANFKKGQVLVTKMTDPDWEPIMKIASAIVTELGGRTSHAAIVSRELGVPAIVGTNDATSKIKSGRPVTVSCAEGAVGNVYAGILPFSVKTTKIGKQKRPKTKIQMIFGTPEEAFAASQIPNDGVGLAREEFIFTSYIKIHPLALLNFAKLKDQEAKKEIAELTKGYASKKEYFVERLASGIGMIGAGFYPKEVIVRLSDFKTNEYANLIGGKAYEPHEQNPMLGWRGASRYYDPKYRKAFDLECQAIHKVREEMGLKNIKVMVPFCRTVEEGKKVIQVMKENGLVQGKDGLEVFVMVEIPANVLLGEQFADIFDGFSIGSNDLTQLTLGLDRDSSIVNHVANENNEAVKKLIREIIRIAKKKKIKLGICGQAPSDFPDFAHFLVEEGIDAISLNPDTVMKMTVDIQKLESKMKRGKKTTKKTVKRKSVNKKTKKRK; via the coding sequence ATGCCAAGCAAAAAAACAAAGCCGTATATAATATGGTTTAAAGATTTAGGGATCAAAGATGTTCCATTGGTGGGCGGGAAGAACGCTTCACTGGGAGAGATGTACCAGAAACTGGTCAGAAAGGGTGTAAAAATTCCAAATGGTTTTGCTATTACCGCCCCGGCTTATTTTCATTTTATCAAAGAGGGGAAAATCATGGTGCGAATCCGTGAAATTCTCAAAGATCTGAACACACATAGTCTGGAAAATCTGAAAGCCCGCGGTAAAAAAGTGCGGGAAGCAATTCTTTCTGGTGAGATGCCTTTGGATTTGGAAATGACCATCCGGGAAAACTACCGGAAAATGGAAAAAGAATACGGAAAAAATGTTGATGTAGCTGTTCGATCGTCTGCCACTGCGGAAGATCTGCCGGACGCCTCTTTTGCCGGTCAACAGGAAACGTATTTGAATGTCCGTGGTGAAACTGCATTACTTGAGGCTTGCCGAAAGTGTTTTGCCTCATTATTCAATGACCGTGCTATTTCCTACCGCGAAGATAAAGGTTTTGGGCATTTTAAAATCGGTCTTTCCGTTGCCGTACAGAAAATGGTGCGGTCCGACAAGGCTTGTTCCGGCGTAATGTTTTCTATTGATACCGAAAGCGGGTTCAAAGATGCGGTGATTATTGAAGGGGCTTGGGGGCTGGGTGAAAACGTGGTACAGGGAGCGGTAAATCCTGATACTTTCTATGTATTCAAACCGAAGCTGGCAGAAGGATATAATGCCATTATTTCCCGTAGAATCGGAACAAAGAAATTGAGGATGGTTTATGATAACAAAGTCGGCGGTGGAACGAAGAATATTTCTACAACTGGTGATGAACAAAGCACATATGTTTTAAAGGATAAAGAAATTTTGCAACTGGCTAAGTGGGCAGTAATTATTGAAGACCATTATTCCAAAGAAGCGAAACATTTTAAACCAATGGATATGGAATGGGCAAAAGACGGTACAACCGGCGAGTTGTTTATTGTGCAGGCCAGACCGGAAACAGTCATGTCGCAGAAAAACGTAAAAGTGCTGGAGGAATATCTGATTTCCCGTACCGGTAAGGTATTAACATCCGGCCAGGCGGTAGGAGCGAAAATCGGCACCGGCAAAGCAAATGTCATCAAAAATGTGAAACAGATGGCCAATTTCAAAAAAGGCCAAGTACTGGTTACCAAAATGACTGATCCGGACTGGGAACCGATTATGAAAATTGCATCGGCTATTGTTACAGAACTGGGTGGTAGAACTTCACATGCGGCGATCGTCTCCCGCGAACTGGGTGTACCGGCGATTGTCGGCACCAACGATGCTACCAGCAAGATAAAATCCGGACGGCCGGTTACGGTCAGTTGCGCGGAAGGCGCAGTTGGTAATGTGTACGCCGGTATTTTGCCGTTCAGTGTTAAAACTACAAAAATCGGTAAACAAAAGAGGCCGAAGACAAAAATCCAGATGATATTCGGCACACCGGAAGAAGCGTTTGCTGCGTCACAAATTCCAAACGACGGAGTAGGTCTCGCGCGTGAAGAATTTATCTTCACTTCATATATCAAAATTCATCCGCTGGCTTTACTGAACTTTGCGAAGCTTAAAGACCAGGAAGCGAAAAAGGAAATTGCCGAACTGACCAAAGGTTATGCGAGTAAGAAGGAATACTTCGTGGAAAGACTGGCTTCCGGTATCGGTATGATTGGCGCCGGTTTTTACCCGAAAGAAGTAATTGTCCGGCTTTCCGATTTCAAAACCAACGAATATGCTAATCTGATCGGAGGTAAGGCGTACGAGCCGCACGAACAGAACCCGATGCTCGGCTGGCGCGGGGCGTCCCGTTACTATGATCCAAAATACCGCAAGGCTTTTGATCTGGAATGCCAGGCAATTCACAAAGTAAGGGAAGAAATGGGACTGAAAAATATCAAAGTAATGGTACCATTCTGCCGAACTGTTGAAGAGGGTAAAAAAGTAATTCAAGTTATGAAAGAAAACGGTTTGGTACAGGGTAAGGACGGATTGGAAGTATTTGTAATGGTTGAAATCCCCGCCAATGTACTTTTGGGCGAACAGTTTGCCGACATCTTTGACGGGTTCAGCATCGGTTCGAACGACTTAACCCAGCTGACGTTAGGCCTCGATCGTGATTCATCTATTGTGAACCATGTTGCCAATGAAAATAACGAAGCGGTTAAGAAGTTAATTAGGGAAATAATCCGTATTGCAAAGAAAAAGAAAATAAAGCTTGGAATCTGCGGACAGGCGCCGTCTGATTTCCCGGACTTTGCCCACTTCTTGGTGGAAGAGGGAATTGATGCGATCAGCTTGAATCCGGACACGGTGATGAAGATGACAGTGGATATACAAAAACTGGAGAGCAAAATGAAACGCGGAAAAAAGACAACAAAAAAAACCGTCAAAAGAAAGTCAGTCAATAAAAAAACCAAAAAGAGGAAATAA